One genomic segment of Amycolatopsis sp. Hca4 includes these proteins:
- a CDS encoding glycoside hydrolase family 3 protein — protein MLAFTGVGVSAAASAPRVSADAQAEAAATQALRGLTLEQKVGQLFVTWVNGKTADEVNPKNQTDFGVDTPAQVVEKYHLGGVIYFNNDTRDNFDDPVQVAKLSNGLQKAAVTSGAHIPLQIAADQEGGTVTRMGAPATEFPNAMAISAGRDTRRATQAATILGRELRAVGINQDFAPDSDVNSNPVNPVIGVRSFSGQPGLASDFVTAEVKGFQKSVAATSKHFPGHGAAPTDSHTGLPRIDSTEAQWRATDVPPFKAAIKAGIDSIMTAHIQFPSLDPSLEPATLSKPIVTDRLRKELGYDGVVITDALEMEGVRKLHSDAEIPVLALKAGVDQLLMPVHLELAINSVLAAVKSGDLPMQRIDQSVLRVLKLKFKSGILFSPFADPDRVMKTVGTPSNLATAQDIADRGITAVANDAGVLPLRQKPATALVTGWGVSTTATLAQKLTAHGTAATAYQTGQAPTDAQVAQAVAKAQSADLVVVLTNNIGGFPLQTKLLDALQATGKPVVAVAAQIPYDAGYPSAVKTWLATYGYIGPTLEALAKVILGETKPVGKLPVDIPAGTDVHTVKYPFGHGLTW, from the coding sequence GTGCTCGCCTTCACCGGTGTGGGTGTCTCGGCCGCGGCGAGCGCGCCGCGGGTGAGCGCGGACGCGCAGGCCGAGGCCGCCGCCACGCAGGCGCTGCGGGGGCTGACGCTGGAGCAGAAGGTCGGGCAGCTGTTCGTCACCTGGGTGAACGGCAAGACCGCCGACGAGGTCAACCCGAAGAACCAGACCGACTTCGGTGTCGACACGCCCGCGCAGGTCGTCGAGAAGTACCACCTCGGCGGGGTCATCTACTTCAACAACGACACGCGCGACAACTTCGACGACCCCGTGCAGGTGGCGAAGCTGTCCAACGGCCTCCAGAAAGCGGCCGTGACCAGCGGGGCGCACATCCCGCTGCAGATCGCCGCCGACCAGGAGGGCGGCACCGTCACGCGGATGGGCGCGCCGGCCACCGAGTTCCCGAACGCGATGGCCATCTCCGCCGGCCGGGACACCCGCCGCGCGACGCAGGCCGCCACCATCCTCGGCCGCGAGCTGCGCGCCGTCGGGATCAACCAGGACTTCGCGCCCGATTCGGACGTCAACTCCAACCCCGTCAACCCGGTCATCGGGGTCCGGTCCTTCTCCGGGCAGCCCGGCCTGGCCAGCGACTTCGTCACCGCGGAGGTCAAGGGCTTCCAGAAGTCCGTCGCGGCGACCTCGAAGCACTTCCCCGGCCACGGCGCCGCGCCGACCGACAGCCACACGGGGCTGCCCCGGATCGACAGCACCGAAGCGCAGTGGCGGGCCACCGACGTGCCGCCGTTCAAGGCCGCCATCAAGGCCGGCATCGACTCGATCATGACCGCGCACATCCAGTTCCCCAGCCTCGACCCGTCGCTCGAGCCCGCCACGCTGTCGAAGCCGATCGTCACCGACCGCCTGCGGAAGGAACTCGGCTACGACGGCGTCGTGATCACCGACGCCCTCGAGATGGAAGGCGTGCGCAAGCTGCACAGCGACGCCGAGATCCCGGTGCTCGCGCTCAAGGCGGGCGTCGACCAGCTGCTCATGCCGGTGCACCTCGAACTCGCGATCAACTCGGTGCTCGCCGCCGTCAAATCCGGTGACCTTCCGATGCAGCGGATCGACCAGAGCGTGCTGCGCGTGCTGAAGCTCAAGTTCAAGAGCGGCATCCTCTTCTCGCCGTTCGCCGACCCGGACCGGGTGATGAAGACGGTCGGCACGCCGTCGAACCTCGCCACCGCGCAGGACATCGCCGACCGCGGCATCACGGCCGTCGCTAACGATGCCGGTGTGCTGCCGCTCCGGCAGAAGCCCGCGACCGCGCTGGTCACCGGCTGGGGTGTCTCCACGACGGCCACACTGGCGCAGAAGCTGACCGCCCACGGCACGGCCGCGACGGCGTACCAGACCGGCCAGGCCCCGACGGACGCCCAGGTCGCGCAGGCCGTCGCCAAGGCGCAGAGCGCCGACCTGGTCGTCGTGCTGACCAACAACATCGGCGGCTTCCCCCTGCAGACCAAGCTCCTGGACGCGCTGCAGGCCACCGGCAAGCCGGTGGTCGCGGTCGCCGCGCAGATCCCGTACGACGCCGGGTACCCGAGCGCCGTCAAGACGTGGCTGGCCACGTACGGCTACATCGGGCCGACCCTGGAGGCGCTGGCCAAGGTCATCCTCGGCGAGACCAAGCCGGTCGGGAAGCTGCCGGTCGACATCCCCGCGGGCACCGACGTGCACACCGTCAAGTACCCCTTCGGCCACGGGCTGACCTGGTGA